In Streptomyces sp. RFCAC02, the following proteins share a genomic window:
- a CDS encoding ABC transporter ATP-binding protein, translating into MPRGRHITAVQDVSFDLAAGECLALVGESGCGKSVLTGALLGLLPANAQLRGSAVLAGTRAGEPETDLLTAGERTLAKAVRGRRIGLVPQSPAAHLTPVRTVRSHLTETVRELTGASRAELPGAVARAAERAKFPADHLDRHPHELSGGLAQRAATALALVGDAPLLIADEPTTGLDRDLVAHTVAALRRHADEGRGLLVITHDLAAAERIADRVAVMYAGRIVELASAPAFFGAPGPRHPYAAGLLDALPERGFTPIPGLPPELDALPAGCAFAARCPRADAACADLPPLADGVACHHVQESADA; encoded by the coding sequence ATGCCGCGCGGCCGCCACATCACCGCCGTCCAGGACGTCTCCTTCGACCTCGCGGCGGGGGAGTGCCTCGCGCTCGTCGGCGAGAGCGGCTGCGGCAAGTCCGTCCTCACGGGCGCCCTCCTCGGGCTCCTGCCGGCCAACGCCCAGCTCCGCGGCAGCGCCGTCCTGGCGGGCACGCGGGCCGGTGAGCCGGAGACCGACCTGCTCACGGCCGGCGAGCGGACCCTCGCCAAGGCGGTGCGCGGCCGGCGCATCGGGCTCGTCCCGCAGAGCCCGGCCGCCCACCTCACCCCCGTCCGCACCGTGCGCTCGCACCTGACCGAGACCGTGCGGGAACTCACCGGCGCGTCCCGGGCCGAGCTGCCCGGCGCGGTGGCGCGCGCCGCCGAGCGTGCCAAGTTCCCCGCCGACCACCTCGACCGCCACCCGCACGAACTGTCGGGCGGGCTCGCCCAGCGCGCGGCCACGGCCCTCGCCCTCGTCGGGGATGCCCCGCTGCTCATCGCCGACGAGCCGACCACCGGACTCGACCGCGACCTCGTCGCGCACACCGTCGCCGCCCTGCGCCGGCACGCGGACGAGGGCCGCGGCCTCCTCGTCATCACGCACGACCTCGCGGCGGCCGAACGGATCGCCGACCGCGTGGCCGTGATGTACGCCGGCCGCATCGTCGAACTCGCGTCCGCCCCCGCGTTCTTCGGCGCCCCCGGGCCGCGCCACCCGTACGCCGCGGGCCTGCTCGACGCACTGCCGGAGCGGGGCTTCACCCCCATCCCCGGCCTGCCGCCCGAACTCGACGCCCTGCCCGCCGGCTGCGCGTTCGCCGCACGCTGCCCCCGCGCGGACGCCGCGTGCGCGGACCTGCCGCCGCTCGCGGACGGCGTCGCCTGCCACCACGTCCAGGAGTCCGCCGATGCTTGA
- a CDS encoding ATP-binding cassette domain-containing protein, with the protein MLELTGITAGYDRGVPVVSDRSLTVADGEAVGLLGPSGCGKSTLARVAALLHRPTAGTVRLGGETVTGFRHRAPRRLRTAVGVVFQQPRLAADPRLSLGDLIAEPARATGRHRELAGRAASLAEAVGLGGDLLRRRPHEVSDGQLQRACLARALLLRPRLLICDEMTAMLDASTTAALVALVEEYRAEHGAALLAVGHDRVLLTRWCDRVCEWDDTGNSREAALLART; encoded by the coding sequence ATGCTTGAGCTGACCGGCATCACCGCCGGCTACGACCGTGGCGTCCCCGTGGTCAGCGACCGGTCGCTGACCGTGGCGGACGGGGAGGCCGTCGGGCTGCTCGGCCCGAGCGGCTGCGGCAAGTCGACCCTGGCGCGGGTCGCCGCCCTCCTGCACCGCCCGACGGCCGGGACGGTCCGGCTCGGCGGCGAGACGGTGACCGGCTTCCGCCACCGCGCCCCACGCCGCCTGCGCACGGCCGTCGGTGTCGTCTTCCAGCAGCCGCGGCTCGCCGCCGATCCCCGGCTTTCCCTGGGCGACCTGATCGCCGAACCGGCGCGGGCCACCGGCCGGCACCGGGAGCTGGCCGGCCGCGCGGCAAGCCTCGCCGAGGCGGTCGGGCTCGGCGGCGACCTGCTGCGCCGCCGCCCGCACGAGGTCAGCGACGGGCAGCTCCAGCGCGCGTGCCTCGCCCGTGCCCTGCTGCTCCGCCCCAGGCTGCTGATCTGCGACGAGATGACCGCCATGCTGGACGCCTCGACGACGGCCGCGCTCGTCGCCCTCGTGGAGGAGTACCGGGCCGAGCACGGGGCCGCCCTGCTCGCCGTGGGGCACGACCGGGTCCTGCTCACCCGCTGGTGCGACCGGGTGTGTGAATGGGACGACACCGGGAATTCCCGGGAGGCGGCCTTGTTGGCCCGGACGTGA
- a CDS encoding acetylxylan esterase, whose product MPLTDMPLEDLRDYRPDVAAPDDFEEFWTGTLAAARAADGAPAVFLPVTDTPLVTVDVYDVRFPGWGGHPIAGWLVLPRGATQPLPAVITYLGYSCGRGLPHEHLLWASAGYAHFVVDTRAQGHDTPDPDGRPTSQWVEGLMTQGIESPGDHYYRRVMADCVRAVDVLREHPAVDASRIVVSGGSQGGGLALATAGLVGDAVAGALIDVPFLCHYRRGADTASDGPYVELVRYLGWHKRDDPDRLFRTLNYFDGQHFAARASAPALFSVALMDPVCPPSTVYAAYNRYAGEKAITVWQFGDHSGGRASQAREQLDWLAARGLRGHAGA is encoded by the coding sequence ATGCCGCTGACCGACATGCCCCTCGAGGACCTGCGGGACTACCGTCCCGACGTGGCCGCGCCGGACGACTTCGAGGAGTTCTGGACGGGGACCCTCGCCGCGGCGCGCGCCGCCGACGGCGCGCCGGCCGTGTTCCTCCCCGTGACGGACACCCCGCTGGTGACGGTCGACGTGTACGACGTGCGGTTCCCCGGCTGGGGCGGGCACCCGATAGCCGGCTGGCTCGTCCTGCCGCGCGGCGCCACGCAGCCGCTCCCCGCCGTCATCACCTACCTCGGCTACTCCTGCGGCCGCGGCCTGCCGCACGAGCACCTGCTGTGGGCCAGCGCCGGCTACGCCCACTTCGTCGTGGACACCCGCGCGCAGGGCCACGACACGCCCGACCCCGACGGGCGGCCGACGTCCCAGTGGGTCGAGGGCCTGATGACGCAGGGCATAGAGAGCCCCGGCGACCACTACTACCGGCGTGTCATGGCGGACTGCGTGCGGGCCGTGGACGTGCTGCGCGAGCACCCGGCCGTCGACGCGTCGCGGATCGTCGTGTCCGGCGGGAGCCAGGGCGGCGGGCTCGCGCTGGCGACGGCCGGGCTCGTCGGGGACGCGGTGGCCGGCGCGCTGATCGACGTGCCGTTCCTGTGCCACTACCGGCGCGGCGCCGACACGGCGTCGGACGGCCCGTACGTGGAGCTGGTGCGCTATCTCGGCTGGCACAAGCGGGACGACCCCGACCGCCTGTTCCGCACGCTGAACTACTTCGACGGCCAGCACTTCGCCGCCCGCGCGAGCGCGCCGGCGCTGTTCAGCGTCGCGCTGATGGACCCGGTGTGCCCGCCGTCCACCGTGTACGCGGCGTACAACCGGTACGCGGGCGAGAAGGCGATCACCGTCTGGCAGTTCGGGGACCACTCGGGCGGCCGGGCCTCGCAGGCGCGCGAGCAGCTCGACTGGCTCGCGGCGCGCGGGCTGCGGGGCCACGCGGGCGCGTGA
- a CDS encoding IclR family transcriptional regulator: MSEHEVAPGRASSASPAVGRALDMLVYMAARPGLVQAATLARDLGIPRSSAYHILTVLADRGFVTYVPAEQAYGLGVTSFEVGSAYLRHEPLERLARPLLRTLANRLGQTTHLGILHGAETVYLLKERPPAGRKGDVDIALVTDIGVRLPAHLTANGPAILAHTSEAQVRALFPRPGDLTTRTGKGPRTLRGLLDELAGERARGWSQEDELVTRGFRSVGAAAFDHHERPIAAISTTWRRHHGRHDADEVCEALRHAAARLTAAVSGHVPGPG; the protein is encoded by the coding sequence GTGAGTGAGCACGAAGTCGCGCCCGGCAGGGCGTCGAGCGCGTCGCCGGCGGTTGGCCGGGCGCTGGACATGCTGGTGTACATGGCCGCGCGTCCGGGGCTGGTGCAGGCCGCTACGCTCGCCCGTGACCTGGGCATCCCGCGCTCCTCGGCGTACCACATCCTCACCGTGCTGGCCGACCGGGGCTTCGTCACCTACGTGCCCGCGGAACAGGCGTACGGGCTGGGTGTCACGTCGTTCGAGGTGGGCTCCGCCTATCTGCGCCACGAACCGCTGGAGCGGCTCGCCCGACCTCTGCTGCGCACCCTCGCGAACCGCCTGGGGCAGACGACGCACCTGGGCATCCTGCACGGGGCGGAGACGGTCTACCTGCTCAAGGAACGCCCGCCCGCCGGCCGGAAGGGCGACGTGGACATCGCCCTGGTCACCGACATCGGTGTCCGTCTGCCGGCGCACCTCACGGCCAACGGCCCCGCCATCCTCGCCCACACGTCCGAGGCGCAGGTGCGGGCACTCTTCCCCCGGCCGGGCGACCTGACCACCCGCACCGGCAAGGGGCCGCGCACGCTGAGGGGGCTCCTCGACGAGCTGGCCGGGGAGCGTGCGCGCGGCTGGTCGCAGGAGGACGAGCTGGTGACCCGGGGGTTCCGTTCGGTGGGAGCGGCGGCGTTCGACCACCATGAGCGGCCCATCGCCGCCATCAGCACCACATGGCGCCGCCACCACGGCCGGCACGACGCCGACGAGGTGTGCGAAGCCCTGCGGCACGCGGCGGCCCGTCTCACCGCGGCCGTCTCGGGCCACGTGCCCGGACCGGGGT
- a CDS encoding lipase maturation factor family protein, with product MDWIASPDAWLSRLVLQRGLAVIYLMAFLSTAREFTVLAGEHGLTPAPALARRVPFRRAPSLFRVVRYTDRSLLVVAWTGAAFSLALAAGLGDVVPLWTSMLLWAVPWALYLSIVNIGGIWYAFGWESLLLEAGFLAIFLGNDTIAPPTFGLYLMIWLAFRVELGAGLIKWRGDHCWRRLTCLSYHHETQPMPGPLSWFFHRLPGPLHRVEAAANHVSQLLVPFGLLLPQPIASWAAVVVVVTQLWLVLSGNFAWLNWATMLLAVAAIHPARLPLLPDPPPARPDAPVWFTVVLWAVTALVAVLSYWPVRNMLSSRQSMNRAYNGLHLVNTYGAFGSVTRVRHEIVLEGTRDPDPGEGARWEAYEFHGKPGDVRRLPRQFAPFHLRLDWLMWFAALTPSLPRAWMGDLIQRLLAGDRATLRLLRKNPFPDTPPAYIRARVYRYRYSTWRELRTTRAWWQRTALDDQIPPTPATSG from the coding sequence ATGGACTGGATCGCCTCCCCCGACGCGTGGCTCAGCCGGCTCGTCCTCCAGCGCGGCCTGGCCGTCATCTACCTGATGGCGTTCCTCTCGACGGCGCGCGAGTTCACGGTGCTGGCGGGCGAGCACGGCCTGACACCGGCGCCGGCCCTGGCGCGCCGGGTCCCGTTCCGCAGGGCGCCGAGCCTGTTCCGCGTGGTGCGGTACACGGACCGCTCACTGCTGGTCGTGGCCTGGACGGGCGCCGCCTTCTCACTGGCCCTCGCGGCCGGGCTGGGGGACGTCGTACCGCTCTGGACGTCGATGCTGCTGTGGGCCGTGCCGTGGGCGCTGTACCTGTCCATCGTGAACATCGGCGGCATCTGGTACGCGTTCGGCTGGGAGTCACTGCTGCTGGAGGCGGGGTTCCTCGCGATCTTCCTCGGCAACGACACGATCGCGCCGCCGACGTTCGGCCTCTACCTGATGATCTGGCTGGCGTTCCGCGTCGAACTGGGCGCCGGCCTGATCAAGTGGCGCGGCGACCACTGCTGGCGGAGGCTGACGTGCCTCTCGTACCACCACGAGACGCAGCCGATGCCAGGACCGCTGAGCTGGTTCTTCCACCGGCTGCCCGGGCCGCTGCACCGCGTGGAGGCGGCGGCGAACCACGTGAGCCAGCTCCTCGTCCCGTTCGGCCTGCTGCTCCCCCAGCCGATCGCGTCGTGGGCGGCGGTCGTGGTCGTCGTGACACAGCTCTGGCTCGTCCTCTCGGGGAACTTCGCGTGGCTCAACTGGGCAACGATGCTGCTGGCCGTCGCGGCCATCCACCCGGCGCGCCTGCCGCTCCTCCCCGACCCGCCTCCCGCGCGGCCTGACGCACCGGTGTGGTTCACCGTCGTGCTGTGGGCGGTGACGGCGCTGGTGGCCGTCCTGAGCTACTGGCCGGTCCGCAACATGCTCTCGTCCCGCCAGTCGATGAACCGCGCGTACAACGGCCTGCACCTGGTCAACACCTACGGGGCCTTCGGCTCGGTCACGCGCGTACGGCACGAGATCGTCCTGGAAGGCACCCGCGACCCGGACCCGGGCGAGGGCGCGCGCTGGGAGGCGTACGAGTTCCACGGCAAGCCGGGGGATGTACGGCGGCTGCCGCGGCAGTTCGCCCCGTTCCACCTGCGCCTGGACTGGCTGATGTGGTTCGCGGCGCTGACCCCGTCACTGCCGCGCGCGTGGATGGGCGACCTGATCCAGCGCCTCCTGGCGGGCGACCGGGCGACACTGCGCCTGCTGCGGAAGAACCCGTTCCCGGACACACCGCCGGCGTACATCCGCGCCAGGGTGTACCGCTACCGCTACTCGACGTGGCGGGAACTGCGGACGACACGCGCATGGTGGCAGCGCACGGCACTCGACGACCAGATCCCCCCGACCCCTGCGACCAGCGGCTGA
- a CDS encoding metalloregulator ArsR/SmtB family transcription factor, translating into MSKQKRVELPVLEPEAGMAPCCPPLTAGELSAQDAEKMAVMFKALSDPVRLRLFSKVASHPGGEACVCDIQDVGVSQPTVSHHLKKLREAGLLTSERRGTWVYYAVAPSVVAAMSAMLDLRTTA; encoded by the coding sequence ATGTCGAAGCAGAAGAGGGTGGAACTCCCGGTACTCGAACCGGAAGCCGGGATGGCTCCGTGCTGCCCGCCGCTGACGGCCGGGGAGCTGTCGGCGCAGGATGCCGAGAAGATGGCCGTGATGTTCAAGGCGCTGTCCGACCCGGTGCGGCTGCGCCTGTTCTCGAAGGTCGCCTCCCACCCGGGCGGCGAGGCGTGCGTGTGCGACATCCAGGACGTCGGCGTCTCCCAGCCCACCGTCTCCCACCACCTGAAGAAGCTGCGGGAGGCCGGGCTGCTGACCTCCGAGCGCCGCGGCACCTGGGTCTACTACGCCGTGGCGCCCTCGGTGGTGGCCGCGATGTCCGCCATGCTCGACCTGCGCACCACCGCCTGA
- a CDS encoding ABC transporter substrate-binding protein yields MTVRTLRTALATATALLAAAACSAPSDGDDEGSAGQDSLVIGIANEPETLSPLLGYGKDGNSKIFDGLLRHDQDLALQPALATELPEVSDDGLTYTYRLREDVEFSDGTPFTADDVVFTYETILDEGTNNPYKDELDALDGVHAEDEHTVVFDLAYPYTPFAERTVLPIASADAAGGQDVNTGPYNTEPVGTGPYVVTGWTPGERISLRANPDYWDGAPEVERLTMAIVPDDDVRATRLRSGDLDAAVLPPALADTFADEDGMTTLAAQSADFRAVTLPTGNPVTGDNAVRRALDVAVNRELMVDSILQGAGRPAYGPVPTTSPWFTEGTERAYDPDAARAILDEAGWTEGDDGVRAKDGQRAEFTLWYPAGDRLRQDHALAYATDAKEIGVDITVESASWEVIDDHLAEDAVLSGGGNPGDPDFELYGLLHSSLAGDGWNNMGHYDNPAVDEQLDLARRTADQDARAEAYDTVQHALVDDPGYTFLTHIDHVYVMADRWDGVTTQPEPHDHGLGHGPWWNVEDWQVRG; encoded by the coding sequence ATGACGGTCAGGACGCTCCGGACCGCGCTCGCCACCGCGACCGCGCTGCTCGCAGCCGCCGCCTGCTCCGCCCCGTCCGACGGGGACGACGAAGGTTCCGCCGGCCAGGACTCGCTGGTCATCGGCATAGCCAACGAGCCCGAAACCCTCAGCCCGCTCCTCGGTTACGGCAAGGACGGCAACTCCAAGATCTTCGACGGCCTCCTGCGCCACGACCAGGACCTCGCGCTCCAGCCCGCTCTCGCGACCGAACTCCCCGAGGTCAGCGACGACGGCCTCACCTACACGTACCGGCTGCGCGAGGACGTGGAGTTCAGCGACGGCACGCCTTTCACGGCCGACGACGTCGTCTTCACCTACGAGACGATCCTCGACGAGGGCACCAACAACCCCTACAAGGACGAGCTCGACGCCCTCGACGGCGTCCACGCCGAGGACGAGCACACCGTCGTCTTCGACCTCGCCTACCCCTACACGCCGTTCGCCGAGCGCACCGTCCTCCCCATCGCGTCCGCCGACGCCGCGGGCGGCCAGGACGTGAACACCGGCCCCTACAACACCGAGCCCGTCGGCACCGGCCCGTACGTCGTCACCGGCTGGACACCCGGCGAGCGCATCAGCCTGCGCGCCAACCCCGACTACTGGGACGGCGCCCCCGAGGTCGAGCGCCTCACCATGGCGATCGTCCCCGACGACGACGTACGCGCGACACGGCTGCGCTCCGGCGACCTCGACGCCGCCGTGCTGCCGCCCGCCCTCGCCGACACGTTCGCGGACGAGGACGGCATGACGACGCTCGCCGCGCAGAGCGCCGACTTCCGCGCCGTCACCCTCCCCACCGGCAACCCCGTCACCGGGGACAACGCCGTCCGCCGCGCCCTCGACGTCGCCGTGAACCGCGAACTCATGGTCGACAGCATCCTCCAGGGCGCGGGACGGCCCGCCTACGGACCGGTGCCGACCACCAGCCCCTGGTTCACCGAGGGCACCGAGCGTGCCTACGACCCCGACGCCGCGCGCGCCATCCTCGACGAGGCCGGCTGGACCGAGGGCGACGACGGCGTCCGCGCCAAGGACGGGCAGCGCGCCGAGTTCACGCTCTGGTACCCGGCCGGCGACCGGCTGCGCCAGGACCACGCCCTCGCCTACGCCACGGACGCCAAGGAGATCGGCGTCGACATCACGGTGGAGTCGGCCTCGTGGGAGGTCATCGACGACCACCTCGCCGAGGACGCCGTCCTCTCCGGCGGCGGCAACCCGGGCGACCCGGACTTCGAGCTGTACGGCCTGCTCCACTCGAGCCTCGCCGGCGACGGCTGGAACAACATGGGCCACTACGACAACCCCGCCGTGGACGAGCAGCTCGACCTGGCCCGCCGCACCGCCGACCAGGACGCCCGCGCCGAGGCGTACGACACGGTGCAGCACGCGCTCGTGGACGACCCCGGCTACACCTTCCTCACCCACATCGACCACGTGTACGTCATGGCCGACCGCTGGGACGGTGTGACGACCCAGCCGGAGCCCCACGACCACGGCCTCGGGCACGGCCCGTGGTGGAACGTCGAGGACTGGCAGGTCCGCGGATGA
- a CDS encoding ABC transporter permease, with protein MTAGRLPWAAMARLAGRRLLAAVPVLVLVTLGMFAVAAASPFDPVRQYVGDGGVGASQETLDALRENLGADGSFAEQWWAWFRSAVTGDLGDSLSLRQPVAQVIGERIGWSALLCSVAFVVSVLLGTALGVAAARRPGRMLDRVVSSLAYALQAAPAFWLALLAMWLFALRLDVLPAGGLTDAGSDTVTAGGVLSHLVLPAAVLSVSQLPWFILYVRQGVSDAMREDPVRGARSRGLSERTVLLGHALRSGLLPVLTLVGTRVPELITGALLVETVFSWPGIALAIVRAATSADFPLLASLTVLSALAVLAGNLLADLLYGLADPRVSHDEM; from the coding sequence ATGACCGCCGGCCGCCTGCCCTGGGCGGCCATGGCACGGCTGGCCGGCCGCCGCCTGCTGGCGGCCGTGCCGGTGCTCGTCCTGGTGACGCTCGGCATGTTCGCCGTGGCGGCGGCGTCGCCGTTCGACCCCGTACGGCAGTACGTGGGGGACGGCGGCGTCGGCGCCTCGCAGGAGACGCTGGACGCCCTGCGGGAGAACCTCGGCGCGGACGGCAGCTTCGCCGAGCAGTGGTGGGCCTGGTTCAGGTCCGCCGTCACCGGAGACCTGGGCGACTCGCTGTCCCTGCGGCAGCCCGTCGCCCAGGTCATCGGCGAGCGCATCGGCTGGTCGGCGCTGCTGTGCTCCGTGGCGTTCGTCGTGTCGGTGCTGCTCGGCACCGCGCTCGGGGTGGCCGCCGCCCGCCGCCCCGGCCGCATGCTCGACCGGGTGGTCAGCTCGCTCGCGTACGCCCTGCAGGCGGCGCCCGCGTTCTGGCTCGCGCTGCTCGCGATGTGGCTGTTCGCCCTGCGGCTCGACGTCCTGCCGGCGGGCGGCCTCACCGACGCCGGCAGCGACACCGTCACGGCGGGCGGTGTCCTGAGCCACCTCGTGCTGCCCGCAGCCGTCCTGTCCGTCTCGCAACTGCCGTGGTTCATCCTGTACGTCCGCCAGGGCGTGTCGGACGCCATGCGCGAGGACCCGGTGCGGGGCGCGCGGTCCCGCGGGCTGAGCGAACGGACCGTCCTCCTCGGGCACGCCCTCCGCTCCGGCCTGCTGCCCGTGCTGACCCTGGTCGGCACCCGTGTGCCGGAACTCATCACGGGCGCCCTGCTGGTGGAGACCGTCTTCAGCTGGCCCGGTATCGCCTTGGCCATCGTGCGGGCCGCCACGTCCGCCGACTTCCCGCTGCTGGCGTCGCTCACCGTGCTCTCCGCCCTCGCCGTCCTCGCCGGCAACCTGCTGGCGGACCTGCTCTACGGCCTCGCGGACCCCCGCGTCAGCCACGACGAGATGTGA
- a CDS encoding NAD(P)-binding domain-containing protein encodes MPQSAHLPVVVIGAGPIGLAAAAHLTGRGIQPLVLERGTRAGAAVREWGHVRLFSTWAELVDPAAEKLLAATGWVRPDPTVCPTGAQWADDYLQPLADALGDRVRWGATVTGVARAGRDRVVDSGRDTQPFTVHLITADGAEERITVRAVIDASGTYATPNPLGADGYPAAGERALSEQGRITYRVPDLTDAHVRATFAGRRTAVVGTGASAFTTLAGLAGLAETDPGTHAVWVLRRGISGSTFGGGTADQLPARGALGLAAKAAIDDGHADAITGFRTTTVEHDGDQLLLVADDGRRTEPVDHIIVLTGLRPDLTFLSEVRLGLDERLSAPVRLAPLIDPNAHSCGTVYPHGAAELSHPEKGLFLAGMKSYGRAPTFLAMTGYEQVRSIAAALAGDTEAAQRVELTLPETGVCGGAGLFDQDSAGGCCAPAPQLIQLGLGTHAAVDHEPSPGGCCGS; translated from the coding sequence ATGCCGCAGTCCGCCCATCTGCCCGTCGTCGTCATCGGGGCAGGCCCCATCGGGCTTGCCGCCGCCGCCCACCTGACCGGGCGCGGCATCCAACCCCTGGTCCTGGAACGCGGCACGCGTGCCGGCGCGGCAGTGCGCGAATGGGGACACGTGCGGCTGTTCTCCACCTGGGCCGAGCTGGTCGATCCCGCCGCCGAGAAGCTGCTTGCCGCCACCGGCTGGGTACGCCCCGACCCGACCGTCTGCCCGACCGGCGCGCAGTGGGCCGACGACTACCTCCAGCCCCTGGCCGACGCCCTCGGCGACCGTGTCCGCTGGGGCGCCACCGTCACCGGGGTGGCCCGCGCCGGACGGGACCGCGTGGTCGACTCCGGCCGCGACACCCAGCCCTTCACCGTGCACCTCATCACGGCCGACGGCGCCGAAGAGCGGATCACGGTCCGCGCCGTCATCGATGCTTCCGGCACCTACGCGACCCCCAACCCCCTGGGCGCCGACGGCTACCCCGCCGCCGGCGAGCGCGCCCTGTCCGAGCAGGGCAGGATCACCTACCGCGTCCCCGACCTGACGGACGCGCACGTCCGCGCCACATTCGCCGGCCGGCGCACCGCTGTGGTCGGCACCGGCGCCTCCGCCTTCACCACCCTCGCCGGCCTGGCCGGCCTCGCCGAGACCGACCCGGGCACGCACGCGGTGTGGGTACTGCGCCGGGGCATCTCCGGCTCCACCTTCGGCGGCGGCACCGCAGACCAGCTCCCTGCCCGCGGCGCCCTCGGCCTGGCCGCCAAAGCCGCCATCGACGACGGCCACGCCGATGCCATCACCGGATTCCGCACCACCACCGTCGAGCACGACGGCGATCAGTTGCTGCTGGTCGCCGACGACGGCCGCCGCACCGAGCCCGTCGACCACATCATCGTGCTCACCGGCCTGCGCCCCGACCTGACCTTCCTGTCCGAGGTCCGCCTCGGCCTGGACGAACGCCTTTCCGCGCCCGTGCGGCTGGCGCCCCTGATCGACCCCAACGCCCACTCCTGCGGCACCGTCTACCCTCACGGCGCAGCCGAACTCTCCCATCCCGAGAAGGGCCTCTTCCTGGCCGGGATGAAGTCCTACGGCCGCGCCCCCACCTTCCTCGCCATGACCGGCTACGAACAGGTCCGCTCCATCGCCGCCGCCCTCGCCGGGGACACGGAAGCCGCCCAGCGTGTCGAACTCACCCTTCCCGAGACGGGGGTGTGCGGCGGCGCCGGGCTCTTCGACCAGGACTCGGCGGGCGGATGCTGCGCTCCGGCACCGCAACTGATCCAACTCGGCCTCGGCACCCATGCCGCTGTGGACCACGAACCCTCTCCGGGCGGCTGCTGCGGCTCATGA
- a CDS encoding ABC transporter permease — protein MAITTEAPWHTPTAARRGTRTVRVTVSAVLVAAAVAAVVLVPLLFPVDQQAVDLTARLLPPSGEHLFGTDDVGRDLLLRSVYGLRVSLLVGLVAALVAAVLGILIGCVAGAVGGRTDRFLMRLVDTFTAVPHLLMGIFIVAMFRPGIWPVVASVGLTHWVSTARIVRAEVLSLRSRPYIDAAISGGAGRRRVVLRHLLPAVLPQAGLAAVLMVPHALWHESSLSFLGLGIPAHQASLGTMINSARGALAAGDWWPTLFPGLFIVIPTLAIAGLAGAWRERINPRRRSELVL, from the coding sequence ATGGCCATCACCACCGAAGCCCCCTGGCACACACCGACCGCGGCGCGGCGCGGGACCCGGACCGTGCGGGTCACGGTCTCCGCCGTCCTGGTGGCGGCCGCCGTGGCCGCCGTCGTGCTCGTACCGCTGCTCTTCCCCGTCGACCAGCAGGCCGTCGACCTCACGGCCCGCCTCCTGCCGCCGTCGGGCGAGCACCTCTTCGGTACCGACGACGTGGGCCGCGACCTGCTGCTGCGCAGCGTCTACGGGCTGCGGGTCTCCCTCCTCGTGGGCCTGGTCGCGGCCCTCGTCGCGGCCGTCCTCGGCATCCTCATCGGGTGCGTCGCCGGTGCGGTCGGCGGGCGTACGGACCGGTTCCTGATGCGTCTGGTCGACACCTTCACCGCTGTGCCGCACCTGCTGATGGGCATCTTCATCGTCGCCATGTTCAGGCCCGGTATCTGGCCCGTCGTCGCGTCGGTGGGGCTCACGCACTGGGTGTCCACGGCACGCATCGTCCGCGCTGAGGTGTTGTCGCTGCGGTCGCGCCCGTACATCGACGCCGCCATCTCCGGCGGCGCCGGCCGCCGGCGCGTCGTCCTGCGGCACCTGCTGCCCGCCGTGCTCCCGCAGGCCGGGCTGGCGGCCGTCCTCATGGTGCCGCACGCCCTGTGGCACGAGTCGTCGCTGTCGTTCCTCGGCCTCGGCATCCCCGCGCACCAGGCCAGCCTCGGCACGATGATCAACAGTGCCCGGGGCGCGCTCGCCGCGGGCGACTGGTGGCCGACGCTCTTCCCCGGCCTGTTCATCGTCATACCGACACTCGCCATCGCCGGGCTGGCCGGCGCGTGGCGCGAACGGATCAACCCGCGCCGCCGATCGGAGCTGGTCCTGTGA